The DNA segment ATTCTTAATGTCTACCCGGTAGCTGCAGCCAAGGCGGGGGAGTCCACACTCACCAAGATGCTGTTGACGACGCTGTGGTCGTGCGGACTGACACCACCAAAGACCAGAGACGACATGCCGTCACAGCTGACCTCATACGTCTTCTCGTCCTTCACCCCGTCCACCTCCACCTGAGCTTTCATGCCACCCTTCCTGAACTTGATCTGAGCAAAACGAGTTGTACATGTGTTACGGTGATGCATTGTGTACATATACACGTGTAGTCGGTGTGacctacacacagacatacagcaATGTCGCTAAATACTCAGCTTACCTTTTCCTTGTGTGGTATTCTgatacatgcatacatgctgATCTTTTGGGTATTGAGGTGGACATTGAGCAGATGTGTGCGTACAGGTGTGACAACAGACAGTAATACCCAGAATACTCACCGACACCGTGTGCCAGTTGCCGTCGTCCAGGCGGGACTCGAAGGGGATGAGGACGTCGGCGGCCACGGTGGGGCACTGGATCTTGTAGTACAGCGACCCGCTCATCAGGCGCATGGCGATCAGCTCCTTCCTGTTCTCGCGAGACCGTCCGTAGAACAGGATGCCATTGGCGCCAGTGGTCTTGAAGTCGAATCGGATTTGAAATCTGCAAAAGGGGTCAACGAGTCAGCTATCTTCTCTCTACTCCACGCCCcgttgttactattattattattgctattatttacGTTTACTTTCTCCTGTCCACGACAGTCATCACAAGAAATGTCTGGCTTATGTCAGACTCGGGGTATGACACGAATGTCTTGATGCGACTGATAGCAAGGGTGGACTACAAACAA comes from the Pomacea canaliculata isolate SZHN2017 linkage group LG12, ASM307304v1, whole genome shotgun sequence genome and includes:
- the LOC112576863 gene encoding sex hormone-binding globulin-like isoform X1 gives rise to the protein MKVRQMREQVCAVLVLALLGDWLQTADTRQIRRICKDSEIEILSDQGVRIEPVERSHTELVLALDDIVSKKFQIRFDFKTTGANGILFYGRSRENRKELIAMRLMSGSLYYKIQCPTVAADVLIPFESRLDDGNWHTVSIKFRKGGMKAQVEVDGVKDEKTYEVSCDGMSSLVFGGVSPHDHSVVNSILGSMPHFDGCFRRVLLNTPLRTPPKYYAVSVCD
- the LOC112576863 gene encoding sex hormone-binding globulin-like isoform X2; translated protein: MCNDSEIEILSDQGVRIEPVERSHTELVLALDDIVSKKFQIRFDFKTTGANGILFYGRSRENRKELIAMRLMSGSLYYKIQCPTVAADVLIPFESRLDDGNWHTVSIKFRKGGMKAQVEVDGVKDEKTYEVSCDGMSSLVFGGVSPHDHSVVNSILGSMPHFDGCFRRVLLNTPLRTPPKYYAVSVCD